One region of Triticum aestivum cultivar Chinese Spring chromosome 6B, IWGSC CS RefSeq v2.1, whole genome shotgun sequence genomic DNA includes:
- the LOC123133638 gene encoding BTB/POZ and MATH domain-containing protein 2-like encodes MAFAGVSLIVDGKLCVSTKSVINSGADTGYHLLVVEGYLRTRETTPNGESIESRPFIVGGRRWIIGYSPNGDSSDNEEFISLELALEDDIEQGVEFQYVFSFIDQPELRVPKHIRQSQPVYLDVDEFLYTQSEFMNREVFERSRHLKDDSFVIRHLGDLLLSKEGADVTFEVDGKAFAAHRWMLAARSTVFKEQLFDAMNVGAATSSVVKVVDIKANVFQCLLTFIYTDGIPKFEIEDTEENDTEEDWLLQLLEAADRYGLQRLKSICEEKLTELICKDTVADIIVVAERNRCLWLKHSCLEFVKTSTNLHTVFTADGLEQIIRTCRPSVLKELLSKFAS; translated from the exons ATGGCCTTTGCTGGCGTATCTCTCATTGTTGACGGCAAGCTGTGCGTCTCCACCAAGTCGGTCATCAACTCCGGAGCAGATACCGGGTACCACTTGCTGGTTGTCGAAGGTTACTTGCGCACCAGAGAGACTACTCCCAACGGCGAGTCCATCGAGTCTCGTCCTTTCATTGTTGGAGGCCGTCGTTGGATCATTGGCTACTCACCTAATGGCGATTCCTCGGATAATGAAGAATTTATATCGCTTGAGCTTGCCCTTGAGGACGATATCGAGCAGGGCGTTGAGTTTCAGTATGTCTTCAGTTTCATTGACCAGCCCGAGTTGCGGGTGCCAAAGCACATCCGCCAAAGCCAACCAGTTTACTTGGACGTGGATGAATTTTTGTATACCCAGTCTGAATTCATGAATAGGGAGGTTTTTGAAAGATCAAGGCATCTCAAGGACGACAGCTTCGTCATCCG CCATCTTGGCGATCTCCTCCTGAGCAAGGAGGGTGCTGATGTCACGTTTGAGGTTGACGGCAAGGCGTTCGCTGCGCACCGGTGGATGCTTGCAGCCCGATCCACCGTATTCAAGGAACAGCTCTTTGACGCCATGAATGTGGGCGCTGCTACATCAAGTGTTGTCAAGGTAGTCGACATCAAAGCAAATGTGTTCCAGTGCTTGCTTACCTTCATCTACACTGATGGAATACCCAAATTCGAGATTGAGGACACAGAAGAGAATGACACGGAAGAAGACTGGCTGCTGCAGCTCCTTGAAGCTGCAGACAGATATGGTCTCCAAAGGCTCAAGTCAATCTGTGAAGAGAAGTTGACCGAATTGATTTGTAAGGACACGGTGGCAGACATCATTGTCGTGGCTGAGCGGAACCggtgcctctggttgaagcattctTGCTTGGAGTTCGTCAAAACTAGCACAAATTTGCACACTGTTTTCACGGCTGATGGGCTGGAGCAAATAATCAGGACGTGCAGACCCTCCGTTCTCAAGGAGCTTCTCTCCAAGTTTGCTTCCTGA
- the LOC123138905 gene encoding F-box protein SKIP19-like: MDVAPAPVPPARDWSELPLDVLSFLFVKLGAIDVLMGAVLVCHSWLQAAKAPDVWRCVKMECHKFVRRFKYSARLLAMAKVAVDRSDGQLQMFAGERFVTNELLIYIAERSPSLKSLCLKQCQNITNEVFIEAMPMM, encoded by the exons ATGGACGTGGCACCTGCGCCGGTGCCGCCGGCCCGGGACTGGTCGGAGCTTCCCCTCGACGTGCTTTCTTTCCTCTTCGTCAAGCTCGGTGCCATCGACGTCCTCATGGGTGCGGTCCTTGTGTGCCACTCGTGGCTCCAGGCGGCCAAGGCGCCCGACGTTTGGCGATGCGTGAAGATGGAGTGCCACAAGTTCGTGCGGAGATTCAAGTATTCTGCCAGACTGTTGGCGATGGCCAAGGTGGCCGTTGACCGCTCCGACGGGCAGCTTCAAATGTTTGCGGGAGAGCGTTTTGTTACCAATGAGCTCCTCATCTATATTGCTGAAAG GTCGCCATCGCTGAAGAGCCTTTGCCTCAAACAATGCCAGAACATCACTAACGAAGTATTCATTGAG GCTATGCCTATGATGTGA